In Helianthus annuus cultivar XRQ/B chromosome 8, HanXRQr2.0-SUNRISE, whole genome shotgun sequence, a single genomic region encodes these proteins:
- the LOC110871727 gene encoding uncharacterized protein LOC110871727 isoform X2 — MISFRLSSPIFSSLRSSYTNNRSSMSLPSTISVSQNSPSSDGDSFFRSVLSSMEQVYLNRNPTAKAILELARSTDANQICYDHLAYRTFGVNGHGIESMSKLFLDFGYTQREELRFPKKKLKAFWFSPPPTPSVSSGSGIHGPLPRVFISELLVDQMTKEAQDIIKKYTGLSAAGHEHSALSSALGCLTWPKPSHVEFQQLARESEYAAWTLVNGYTLNHVTISVHRLVSPLNNIDNFNQFIQDKGFKLNSEGGVLKVSPDGLLLQSSTVADSIPFEFSDGFREPVPCSYIEFAQRLVLPQYKDLPQDKVEEVHRRDGFEVGNADKIFESTSKDQLTRRA; from the exons ATGATATCATTCCGGCTGTCTTCGCCAATCTTCTCTTCTTTACGATCATCCTACACGAATAATCGCTCATCCATGTCTCTCCCATCAACAATCAGTGTTTCTCAAAATTCACCATCCTCG GATGGTGATTCCTTCTTTAGGAGTGTGCTTTCAAGTATGGAACAAGTATACTTGAACCGAAACCCAACCGCTAAAGCAATCTTGGAACTCGCCCGATCCACCGATGCTAATCAAATATGCTACGATCATCTTGCGTATCGCACATTCGGT GTAAATGGTCATGGGATCGAGTCTATGTCAAAGCTGTTCCTAGATTTTGGTTATACCCAACGGGAAGAGTTGAGATTTCCAAAAAAGAAGCTAAAAGCATTCTGGTTTTCTCCTCCTCCTACTCCTAGTGTCAGTAGTGGCAGTGGCATCCATGGACCCTTGCCTAGAGTCTTCATCTCAGAACTCCTCGTAGATCAAATGACCAAAGAAGCCCAG gatataataaaaaaatacacgGGGCTATCAGCTGCTGGACATGAACACAGTGCCCTTTCGAGTGCTCTAGGTTGTTTGACATGGCCGAAACCATCACATGTGGAATTCCAACAATTAGCCAG AGAAAGCGAGTATGCTGCATGGACTCTGGTAAACGGGTACACACTGAATCATGTAACCATATCCGTTCATAGGCTCGTATCCCCCTTGAACAACATCGACAACTTTAATCAGTTCATTCAGGACAAGGGCTTCAAGTTGAACTCTGAAGGGGGTGTTCTcaagg TGAGCCCAGACGGTCTACTGCTTCAGAGTTCAACAGTTGCAGATTCTATACCATTTGAGTTTTCTGATGGCTTCAGAGAACCAGTCCCTTGTTCGTACATTGAGTTTGCTCAACGCCTTGTATTACCACAATACAAAGACTTGCCCCAGGATAAG GTTGAGGAGGTTCATAGAAGAGACGGTTTTGAGGTGGGCAATGCTGACAAGATATTTGAGAGCACCTCAAAAGATCAGTTAACCAGGAGAGCTTGA
- the LOC110871727 gene encoding uncharacterized protein LOC110871727 isoform X1 — MISFRLSSPIFSSLRSSYTNNRSSMSLPSTISVSQNSPSSVICDGDSFFRSVLSSMEQVYLNRNPTAKAILELARSTDANQICYDHLAYRTFGVNGHGIESMSKLFLDFGYTQREELRFPKKKLKAFWFSPPPTPSVSSGSGIHGPLPRVFISELLVDQMTKEAQDIIKKYTGLSAAGHEHSALSSALGCLTWPKPSHVEFQQLARESEYAAWTLVNGYTLNHVTISVHRLVSPLNNIDNFNQFIQDKGFKLNSEGGVLKVSPDGLLLQSSTVADSIPFEFSDGFREPVPCSYIEFAQRLVLPQYKDLPQDKVEEVHRRDGFEVGNADKIFESTSKDQLTRRA, encoded by the exons ATGATATCATTCCGGCTGTCTTCGCCAATCTTCTCTTCTTTACGATCATCCTACACGAATAATCGCTCATCCATGTCTCTCCCATCAACAATCAGTGTTTCTCAAAATTCACCATCCTCGGTAATTTGT GATGGTGATTCCTTCTTTAGGAGTGTGCTTTCAAGTATGGAACAAGTATACTTGAACCGAAACCCAACCGCTAAAGCAATCTTGGAACTCGCCCGATCCACCGATGCTAATCAAATATGCTACGATCATCTTGCGTATCGCACATTCGGT GTAAATGGTCATGGGATCGAGTCTATGTCAAAGCTGTTCCTAGATTTTGGTTATACCCAACGGGAAGAGTTGAGATTTCCAAAAAAGAAGCTAAAAGCATTCTGGTTTTCTCCTCCTCCTACTCCTAGTGTCAGTAGTGGCAGTGGCATCCATGGACCCTTGCCTAGAGTCTTCATCTCAGAACTCCTCGTAGATCAAATGACCAAAGAAGCCCAG gatataataaaaaaatacacgGGGCTATCAGCTGCTGGACATGAACACAGTGCCCTTTCGAGTGCTCTAGGTTGTTTGACATGGCCGAAACCATCACATGTGGAATTCCAACAATTAGCCAG AGAAAGCGAGTATGCTGCATGGACTCTGGTAAACGGGTACACACTGAATCATGTAACCATATCCGTTCATAGGCTCGTATCCCCCTTGAACAACATCGACAACTTTAATCAGTTCATTCAGGACAAGGGCTTCAAGTTGAACTCTGAAGGGGGTGTTCTcaagg TGAGCCCAGACGGTCTACTGCTTCAGAGTTCAACAGTTGCAGATTCTATACCATTTGAGTTTTCTGATGGCTTCAGAGAACCAGTCCCTTGTTCGTACATTGAGTTTGCTCAACGCCTTGTATTACCACAATACAAAGACTTGCCCCAGGATAAG GTTGAGGAGGTTCATAGAAGAGACGGTTTTGAGGTGGGCAATGCTGACAAGATATTTGAGAGCACCTCAAAAGATCAGTTAACCAGGAGAGCTTGA